The following proteins are co-located in the Streptomyces sp. NBC_00435 genome:
- the yidC gene encoding membrane protein insertase YidC: MDTIASLFSFITTPVSWIIVQFHKLYGGIFGADSGWAWGLSIVSLVILIRICLIPLFVKQIKATRGMQAIQPKMKAIQERYKNDKQRQSEEMMKLYKETGTNPLSSCLPILAQSPFFFALYHVLAGIANGKPIGEIDGPLLESARKAHIFGAPLASKFMDSPDKVAALGATITDVRVVTAVMIVMMSLSQFYTQRQLMQKNVDLSVKTPFMQQQKMLMYVFPLIFAFMGINFPVGVLVYWLTTNLWTMGQQMYVINQNPTPGSKAQDQYLTRLLKHVSSHGELKGRGKKKIVAAIVAKGPDRNDNERKFITSLTKQGMAAQADGSVTKSVEATVDSDAAGGGGAQKRQQPKRQSKSQRQTPPSKPSSKK, encoded by the coding sequence GTGGACACGATTGCCAGTCTGTTCAGCTTTATTACCACGCCCGTCTCGTGGATCATCGTTCAGTTCCACAAGCTGTACGGCGGCATTTTCGGCGCGGACAGTGGATGGGCCTGGGGCCTGTCCATCGTCTCCCTGGTGATCTTGATCCGTATCTGTCTGATCCCGCTCTTCGTGAAGCAGATCAAGGCGACGCGGGGCATGCAGGCGATCCAGCCGAAGATGAAGGCGATCCAGGAGCGCTACAAGAACGACAAGCAGCGCCAGTCCGAAGAGATGATGAAGCTGTACAAGGAGACGGGTACCAACCCGCTCTCCTCGTGCCTTCCCATCCTGGCGCAGTCCCCGTTCTTCTTCGCGCTCTACCACGTGCTCGCCGGCATCGCCAACGGCAAGCCGATCGGTGAGATCGACGGCCCGCTGCTGGAGAGTGCCCGTAAGGCGCACATCTTTGGTGCCCCGCTGGCTTCCAAGTTCATGGACAGCCCCGACAAGGTCGCCGCTCTCGGCGCCACGATCACCGACGTGCGTGTCGTCACCGCAGTCATGATCGTCATGATGTCGCTGTCGCAGTTCTACACCCAGCGTCAGCTGATGCAGAAGAACGTCGACCTGTCGGTCAAGACGCCGTTCATGCAGCAGCAGAAGATGCTGATGTACGTCTTCCCCCTGATCTTCGCCTTCATGGGTATCAACTTCCCCGTGGGTGTGCTCGTCTACTGGCTGACCACGAACCTGTGGACCATGGGTCAGCAGATGTACGTGATCAACCAGAACCCGACACCCGGAAGCAAGGCCCAGGACCAGTACCTGACGCGCCTGCTGAAGCACGTCTCCTCGCACGGTGAGCTCAAGGGCCGTGGGAAGAAGAAGATCGTCGCGGCGATCGTGGCCAAGGGACCGGACCGCAACGACAACGAGCGCAAGTTCATCACGTCGCTCACCAAGCAGGGTATGGCCGCTCAGGCGGACGGCTCCGTGACCAAGAGCGTCGAAGCGACCGTCGACTCCGATGCGGCCGGCGGTGGCGGTGCCCAGAAGCGGCAGCAGCCCAAGCGGCAGTCGAAGTCGCAGCGTCAGACTCCCCCCAGCAAGCCCTCTTCCAAGAAGTAA
- the gnd gene encoding phosphogluconate dehydrogenase (NAD(+)-dependent, decarboxylating), with the protein MELGLVGLGKMGGNMRERIRRAGHTVIGYDRNPDLADVHSLSELVDSLQAPRVVWVMVPAGAATQSTVDELAGLLSPGDIVVDGGNSRWTDDEKHGAELAAKGIGFVDCGVSGGVWGLENGYALMYGGDKEHVAAVQPVFDALKPEGEFGAVHAGKIGAGHFAKMVHNGIEYAMMQAYAEGWELLEKVDSVTDVREVFRSWQEGTVIRSWLLDLAVNALDEDEHLQQLRGFAQDSGEGRWTVEAAIDNAVPLPAITASLFARFASRQDDSPQMKMIAALRNQFGGHAVEKK; encoded by the coding sequence ATGGAGCTTGGTCTCGTCGGTCTCGGCAAGATGGGCGGCAACATGCGCGAGCGCATCCGCCGCGCCGGCCACACCGTCATCGGATACGACCGCAACCCGGATCTCGCCGATGTCCACAGCCTGTCGGAACTTGTGGACAGCCTGCAGGCCCCCCGCGTGGTGTGGGTGATGGTCCCGGCGGGTGCGGCGACCCAGTCCACCGTCGACGAGCTCGCCGGCCTCCTCTCGCCCGGCGACATCGTGGTCGACGGCGGCAACTCGCGCTGGACCGACGACGAGAAGCACGGCGCCGAGCTGGCCGCCAAGGGCATCGGCTTCGTGGACTGCGGCGTCTCGGGCGGCGTCTGGGGCCTGGAGAACGGCTACGCGCTGATGTACGGCGGCGACAAGGAGCACGTCGCCGCCGTCCAGCCGGTGTTCGACGCCCTCAAGCCCGAGGGCGAGTTCGGTGCCGTGCACGCGGGCAAGATCGGCGCCGGCCACTTCGCGAAGATGGTCCACAACGGCATCGAGTACGCCATGATGCAGGCCTATGCCGAGGGCTGGGAGCTCCTGGAGAAGGTCGACTCCGTCACGGACGTCCGCGAGGTGTTCCGGTCCTGGCAGGAGGGAACGGTCATCCGTTCCTGGCTGCTGGACCTGGCCGTGAACGCGCTGGACGAGGACGAGCACCTGCAGCAGCTGCGCGGCTTCGCGCAGGACTCCGGCGAGGGCCGCTGGACGGTCGAGGCCGCGATCGACAACGCGGTACCGCTGCCCGCGATCACGGCCTCGCTCTTCGCGCGCTTCGCGTCCCGCCAGGACGACTCCCCGCAGATGAAGATGATCGCCGCCCTGCGCAACCAGTTCGGCGGCCACGCGGTCGAGAAGAAGTAA
- the rnpA gene encoding ribonuclease P protein component — translation MLSPENRLRRREDFASAVRRGRRAGRPLLVVHLRTSGATDPHEPGEIDPSTRAGFVVSKAVGIAVVRNRVKRRLRHLVRERLSQLPDGSLMVVRALPGAGDAGLDELARDLDSALLRLLGGVAR, via the coding sequence GTGCTGTCTCCCGAAAATCGGCTGAGGCGGCGCGAGGACTTCGCGAGCGCGGTACGTCGAGGTCGTCGGGCTGGTCGCCCGCTCCTCGTCGTCCACCTACGTACAAGCGGTGCAACGGACCCGCACGAGCCGGGGGAGATCGATCCCTCGACGCGTGCGGGTTTCGTCGTCAGCAAAGCTGTCGGCATCGCCGTCGTACGCAACCGGGTCAAGCGCCGTTTGCGCCATCTCGTCCGCGAGCGGCTGTCTCAGTTGCCCGACGGTAGCCTGATGGTGGTACGGGCTCTGCCCGGAGCGGGTGATGCCGGTCTCGACGAGCTGGCCCGGGACCTCGATTCCGCACTGCTGCGGCTCTTGGGAGGCGTGGCTCGATGA
- the yidD gene encoding membrane protein insertion efficiency factor YidD, which translates to MKYPLLALIKLYQWTISPLLGPVCRYYPSCSHYGYTAIDRHGAVKGTALTAWRILRCNPWSPGGVDHVPPRKRPRWHEQLRSALRRSRNAQGA; encoded by the coding sequence ATGAAGTACCCGCTGCTCGCATTGATCAAGCTGTACCAGTGGACCATCAGTCCGCTACTCGGGCCGGTGTGCCGCTACTACCCCTCGTGTTCGCACTACGGGTACACGGCCATCGACCGGCATGGTGCGGTGAAGGGGACTGCCCTGACCGCCTGGCGGATCCTGCGGTGCAATCCGTGGTCCCCGGGCGGTGTGGATCATGTCCCACCCCGGAAACGCCCGCGTTGGCACGAGCAGCTGCGCAGTGCGTTGCGTAGATCTCGCAATGCTCAAGGAGCCTGA
- a CDS encoding ParB/RepB/Spo0J family partition protein gives MSERRRGLGRGLGALIPAAPQEKTPPVIGAGSTSPSAVPVLPSERGIAAARLASLAQADVSRETSPVLEAVREPDPVVAPEAGEVAGATFAELPMDSITPNPRQPREVFDEDALAELVTSIQEVGLLQPVVVRQSGPGRYELIMGERRWRACREAGLDRIPAIIRATDDEKLLLDALLENLHRAQLNPLEEAAAYDQLLQDFNCTHDQLADRIGRSRPQVSNTLRLLKLSPPVQRRVAAGVLSAGHARALLSVDSSEEQDRLAHRIVAEGLSVRAVEEIVALMGSESPSAVKPKGPRAGARVSPALNELATRLSDRFETRVKVDLGQKRGKITVEFASMEDLERILGTLAPGEGRVLDQGASGE, from the coding sequence GTGAGTGAGCGACGTAGGGGTCTGGGGCGGGGGCTCGGCGCGCTGATTCCCGCGGCTCCTCAGGAGAAGACGCCGCCGGTGATCGGGGCTGGGTCGACGTCCCCGTCGGCCGTGCCGGTACTGCCCTCGGAGCGGGGTATCGCGGCGGCGAGGCTGGCTTCGCTGGCGCAGGCCGATGTTTCACGTGAAACATCACCGGTGCTCGAGGCTGTGCGAGAGCCGGACCCGGTCGTGGCTCCGGAGGCCGGCGAGGTGGCGGGTGCCACGTTCGCGGAGCTCCCGATGGACTCGATCACGCCGAACCCGCGTCAGCCGCGTGAGGTGTTCGACGAGGACGCGCTGGCCGAGCTGGTGACCTCCATCCAGGAGGTGGGTCTGCTCCAGCCGGTGGTGGTGCGGCAGTCGGGCCCCGGCCGCTACGAGCTGATCATGGGTGAGCGGCGATGGCGGGCGTGCCGGGAGGCCGGTCTGGACCGTATCCCGGCCATCATCCGTGCCACGGACGACGAGAAGCTGCTGCTGGACGCGCTGCTGGAGAACCTGCACCGGGCTCAGTTGAACCCGCTGGAGGAGGCAGCCGCGTACGACCAGCTGCTCCAGGACTTCAACTGCACGCACGATCAGCTGGCGGACCGGATCGGTCGTTCACGTCCTCAGGTCTCGAACACGCTGCGCCTGCTGAAGCTCTCCCCGCCTGTGCAGCGGCGGGTGGCGGCGGGTGTGCTGTCGGCGGGGCACGCCCGGGCACTGCTCTCGGTGGACAGCTCCGAGGAGCAGGACCGGCTGGCGCACCGGATCGTGGCCGAGGGTCTCTCGGTGCGTGCGGTCGAAGAGATCGTGGCGCTGATGGGGTCGGAGTCCCCGAGCGCGGTGAAGCCGAAGGGTCCGCGGGCGGGTGCGCGGGTCTCCCCGGCGCTGAACGAGCTGGCGACGCGGCTGTCGGACCGGTTCGAGACGCGGGTGAAGGTGGATCTGGGCCAGAAGAGGGGCAAGATCACCGTCGAGTTCGCGTCGATGGAGGATCTGGAGCGGATTCTGGGCACGCTTGCGCCGGGTGAGGGCCGCGTGCTGGACCAGGGAGCTTCCGGGGAGTAG
- the dnaN gene encoding DNA polymerase III subunit beta, producing the protein MKIRVERDVLAEAVAWAARSLPARPPVPVLAGLLLKAEEGKLSLSGFDYEVSARVSVEADVEEDGTVLVSGRLLADICRALPNRPVEISTDGVRATVVCGSSRFTLHTLPVEEYPALPTMPTATGTVPGEVFASAAAQVAIAAGRDDTLPVLTGVRIEIEGDKVTLASTDRYRFAVREFLWKPEDPEASAVALVPAKTLLDTAKSLTSGDTVTIALSGSGQGEGLIGFEGAGRRTTTRLLEGDLPKYRTLFPTEFNSVAVIETAPFVEAVKRVALVAERNTPVRLSFEQGVLILEAGSSDDAQAVERVDAKLEGDDISIAFNPTFLLDGLSAIDSPAAQLSFTTSTKPALLSGRPAVDAEADEAYKYLIMPVRLSG; encoded by the coding sequence GTGAAGATCCGGGTGGAGCGCGACGTACTCGCGGAGGCGGTGGCCTGGGCTGCCCGTAGCCTCCCGGCCCGGCCGCCGGTGCCCGTTCTCGCGGGCCTGCTGCTGAAGGCCGAGGAGGGCAAGCTGTCCCTCTCCGGCTTCGACTACGAGGTCTCGGCCCGCGTCTCGGTCGAGGCCGACGTCGAGGAGGACGGCACGGTCCTGGTCTCCGGCCGGCTGCTCGCCGACATCTGCCGCGCCCTGCCCAACCGCCCGGTGGAGATTTCCACAGACGGTGTACGGGCGACCGTGGTCTGCGGCTCCTCCCGGTTCACACTCCACACCCTGCCTGTGGAGGAATACCCGGCGCTGCCGACGATGCCCACCGCGACCGGCACCGTGCCCGGCGAGGTCTTCGCCTCCGCCGCCGCCCAGGTCGCCATCGCCGCCGGCCGCGACGACACGCTGCCCGTGCTGACCGGTGTCCGCATCGAGATCGAGGGCGACAAGGTCACCCTGGCCTCCACCGACCGCTACCGCTTCGCGGTCCGCGAGTTCCTGTGGAAGCCCGAGGACCCGGAGGCCTCGGCCGTGGCCCTGGTGCCCGCCAAGACGCTCCTGGACACCGCCAAGTCGCTCACCAGCGGCGACACGGTCACCATCGCGCTGTCGGGCTCCGGCCAGGGCGAGGGCCTCATCGGCTTCGAGGGCGCCGGCCGCCGCACCACCACCCGCCTCCTCGAGGGCGACCTGCCGAAGTACCGCACGCTCTTCCCGACGGAGTTCAACTCCGTCGCCGTGATCGAGACCGCCCCGTTCGTCGAGGCCGTCAAGCGCGTGGCCCTCGTCGCCGAGCGCAACACGCCGGTCCGCCTCAGCTTCGAGCAGGGCGTGCTGATCCTGGAGGCCGGTTCCTCCGACGACGCACAGGCTGTGGAGCGCGTCGACGCGAAGCTGGAGGGCGACGACATCTCGATCGCCTTCAACCCGACCTTCCTGCTGGACGGCCTGAGCGCGATCGACTCGCCGGCCGCGCAGCTCAGCTTCACCACGTCCACCAAGCCGGCGTTGCTCAGCGGCCGCCCGGCGGTCGACGCCGAGGCCGACGAGGCGTACAAGTACCTGATCATGCCGGTCCGCCTCTCCGGCTGA
- a CDS encoding Jag family protein, translated as MTEGTTTAAAESGDTLTRLEQEGEIAADYLEGLLDIADLDGDIDMDVEADRASVSIVSESARDLQKLVGRDGEVLEALQELTRLAVHRETGDRSRLMLDIGGFRAKKREELTALGAQASADVKASGEALKLDPMTPFERKVVHDAVAAAGLRSESEGEEPQRFVVVLPA; from the coding sequence GTGACGGAAGGCACCACCACCGCCGCCGCTGAGAGTGGCGACACCCTGACCCGCCTGGAGCAGGAGGGTGAGATCGCGGCCGACTACCTTGAGGGTCTGCTGGACATCGCCGACCTGGACGGCGACATCGACATGGACGTCGAGGCGGACCGCGCCTCTGTCTCCATCGTCAGCGAATCCGCACGTGACCTGCAGAAGCTCGTGGGCCGCGACGGAGAGGTGCTGGAGGCTCTGCAGGAGCTCACCCGCCTCGCCGTGCACCGCGAGACCGGTGACCGCAGCCGGCTGATGCTGGACATCGGCGGGTTCCGTGCGAAGAAGCGCGAGGAGCTGACGGCGCTCGGCGCCCAGGCCTCGGCGGACGTGAAGGCGTCCGGTGAGGCCCTGAAGCTGGATCCGATGACCCCCTTCGAGCGGAAGGTCGTCCACGACGCCGTGGCGGCCGCCGGTCTGCGGAGCGAGTCCGAGGGCGAGGAGCCGCAGCGCTTCGTCGTCGTGCTCCCGGCCTGA
- the rpmH gene encoding 50S ribosomal protein L34, with the protein MSKRTFQPNNRRRAKTHGFRLRMRTRAGRAILANRRGKGRAALSA; encoded by the coding sequence GTGAGCAAGCGCACCTTCCAGCCGAACAACCGCCGTCGTGCCAAGACCCACGGCTTCCGTCTCCGGATGCGTACCCGTGCCGGTCGCGCGATCCTCGCGAACCGTCGTGGCAAGGGCCGCGCCGCCCTTTCCGCGTAA
- a CDS encoding ParA family protein, protein MAGSVHREPDAEESDTVRSDANLAGPMADPVPGPRSESPGEDVSRETSAPPLVDNEDTPIGRAAQIAVEALGRAGEGLPRPPQTRIMVVANQKGGVGKTTSTVNLAASLALHGARVLVVDLDPQGNASTALGIDHHADVPSIYDVLVDSRPLMEVVQPVVDVEGLFCAPATIDLAGAEIELVSLVARESRLQRAIQAYEQPLDYILIDCPPSLGLLTVNALVAGAEVLIPIQCEYYALEGLGQLLRNVDLVRAHLNPTLHVSTILLTMYDGRTRLASQVAEEVRTHFGKEVLRTSIPRSVRISEAPSYGQTVLTYDPGSSGSLSYLEAAREIALRGAGIHYEAQHSHLSAGMNNTQSVAEGIQ, encoded by the coding sequence ATGGCAGGCTCTGTTCATCGCGAGCCTGATGCCGAGGAGAGTGACACCGTGCGGTCAGACGCCAACCTCGCGGGGCCGATGGCCGATCCGGTCCCCGGTCCCCGCTCTGAATCGCCGGGTGAGGATGTTTCACGTGAAACATCGGCCCCGCCGCTAGTGGACAACGAAGACACACCCATCGGCCGCGCGGCCCAGATCGCGGTCGAGGCACTGGGGCGTGCGGGTGAAGGCCTGCCCAGGCCCCCGCAGACCCGGATCATGGTGGTGGCCAACCAGAAGGGCGGCGTGGGCAAGACCACGTCGACCGTGAACCTGGCCGCCTCACTGGCGCTGCACGGCGCGCGGGTCCTGGTGGTCGACCTCGACCCGCAGGGCAACGCCTCCACAGCGCTGGGCATCGACCATCACGCGGATGTGCCGTCCATCTACGACGTGCTCGTGGACAGCCGTCCGCTGATGGAGGTCGTGCAGCCGGTGGTCGATGTGGAGGGGCTGTTCTGTGCTCCGGCCACGATCGACCTGGCCGGAGCGGAGATCGAGCTGGTCTCCCTCGTGGCGCGGGAGAGCCGCCTCCAGCGGGCCATCCAGGCGTACGAGCAGCCGCTCGACTACATCCTGATCGACTGCCCGCCCTCGCTGGGCCTGCTGACGGTGAACGCCCTGGTCGCGGGCGCTGAGGTACTGATCCCGATCCAGTGCGAGTACTACGCGCTGGAGGGGCTGGGACAGCTGCTCCGCAACGTCGACCTGGTGCGGGCCCATCTGAACCCCACGCTGCACGTGTCGACGATCCTGCTGACGATGTACGACGGCAGGACCCGGCTGGCCTCGCAGGTGGCGGAGGAGGTGCGCACCCACTTCGGCAAGGAGGTGCTGCGCACGAGCATCCCGCGGTCGGTTCGTATCTCCGAGGCCCCGAGCTACGGGCAGACGGTGCTGACTTATGACCCGGGTTCCAGTGGGTCCCTCTCCTACCTGGAGGCGGCGCGGGAGATCGCGCTGCGCGGGGCCGGAATCCACTACGAAGCCCAGCACTCTCATCTGAGTGCCGGCATGAACAACACGCAGAGTGTGGCGGAGGGGATCCAGTGA
- the rsmG gene encoding 16S rRNA (guanine(527)-N(7))-methyltransferase RsmG, producing the protein MRYGRTVPVTEAAELPPIPEEAPPAPEEARAVFGEYFPEAVRYAELLADAGVKRGLIGPREVPRLWERHLLNCAVLSEVVPEGVTVCDVGSGAGLPGIPLALVRRDLKITLLEPLLRRTNFLQEVVELLGLDHVTVVRGRAEEVLGKLQPVHVVTARAVAPLDRLAGWGVPLLRPYGEMLALKGDTADEELVAAKAALTKLGVVKTSVLHVGEGVVDPLSTVVRVEVGESPGGVRFAAKRAKAARVSRTRRRR; encoded by the coding sequence ATGCGGTACGGAAGGACGGTCCCCGTGACGGAGGCAGCTGAGCTTCCCCCGATTCCCGAAGAAGCGCCCCCGGCACCTGAAGAGGCGCGCGCGGTGTTCGGTGAGTATTTCCCGGAAGCGGTGCGGTACGCGGAGCTGCTGGCGGACGCGGGGGTCAAGCGGGGCCTGATCGGGCCGCGCGAGGTGCCGCGGCTGTGGGAGCGGCACCTGCTGAACTGTGCCGTGCTCTCGGAGGTGGTGCCCGAGGGCGTCACCGTGTGCGACGTGGGTTCGGGCGCCGGTCTCCCCGGTATTCCGCTGGCCCTGGTGCGCCGGGACCTCAAGATCACGCTGCTGGAACCGCTGCTGCGACGTACGAACTTCCTCCAGGAAGTCGTGGAGCTGCTGGGCCTCGACCATGTGACGGTGGTGCGCGGGCGGGCCGAGGAAGTCCTCGGCAAGCTCCAGCCGGTGCACGTGGTGACGGCGCGCGCGGTGGCCCCGCTGGACCGGCTCGCCGGGTGGGGTGTGCCCCTGCTGCGTCCCTACGGCGAGATGCTGGCGCTGAAGGGTGACACCGCTGACGAGGAGCTGGTGGCGGCCAAGGCCGCGCTGACCAAGCTCGGTGTGGTGAAGACCTCGGTGCTGCACGTCGGTGAGGGTGTTGTGGACCCGCTGTCGACGGTGGTGCGGGTCGAGGTCGGCGAGAGTCCTGGTGGGGTGAGGTTCGCGGCCAAGCGGGCCAAGGCCGCCCGGGTGAGCCGTACCCGCCGCCGTCGCTGA
- the dnaA gene encoding chromosomal replication initiator protein DnaA, whose amino-acid sequence MADVPADLAAVWPRVLEKLLGEGPNGVEPKNKQWVEQCQPLALVADTALLAVPNEYGKRVLEDRLAPLISDALSVECGRPIRIAITVDDSAGKPSPPAPSAPSPRDARDSRDSRDARDSYEPYGGQRPGGHTGPGGHTGHTGAGPTDDERLPTARPAYPDYQQPRPEPGAWPRGGQQDDYGWQQPRLGGFPERDPYASPQPGYLQQPEPSSYDQGSYEQQKYEQQGYEGQQQRQSGRYESQQYEQPAPRPAPSRPAPSAPSGGSTSGPLEPTARLNPKYLFDTFVIGASNRFAHAAAVAVAEAPAKAYNPLFIYGESGLGKTHLLHAIGHYARSLYPGTRVRYVSSEEFTNEFINSIRDGKGDAFRKRYREMDILLVDDIQFLASKESTQEEFFHTFNTLHNANKQIVLSSDRPPKQLVTLEDRLRNRFEWGLITDVQPPELETRIAILRKKAVQEQLNAPPEVLEFIASRISRNIRELEGALIRVTAFASLNRQPVDLGLTEDVLKNLIPGGEDSAPEITATDIMAATADYFGLTVDDLCGSSRSRVLVTARQIAMYLCRELTDLSLPKIGAQFGGRDHTTVMHADRKIRALMAERRSIYNQVTELTNRIKNG is encoded by the coding sequence GTGGCTGACGTACCTGCCGATCTTGCCGCAGTGTGGCCAAGGGTGCTCGAAAAGCTCCTCGGGGAGGGACCGAACGGCGTCGAGCCCAAGAACAAGCAGTGGGTCGAACAGTGTCAGCCACTGGCCCTCGTGGCCGACACCGCTCTGCTCGCCGTCCCCAACGAGTACGGCAAGCGCGTCCTCGAGGATCGGCTCGCCCCGCTCATCAGCGACGCCCTCAGCGTCGAGTGCGGGCGCCCCATCCGGATCGCCATCACCGTCGACGACTCCGCCGGCAAGCCCTCGCCGCCGGCCCCGTCCGCGCCCTCCCCGCGCGATGCCCGCGACTCCCGTGATTCGCGCGATGCCCGCGACTCCTACGAGCCGTACGGCGGCCAGCGCCCCGGAGGGCACACCGGACCCGGCGGCCACACCGGCCACACCGGCGCCGGCCCCACCGACGACGAGCGGCTCCCCACCGCCCGCCCCGCCTACCCGGACTACCAGCAGCCGCGCCCCGAGCCCGGGGCCTGGCCCCGCGGCGGACAGCAGGACGACTACGGCTGGCAGCAGCCGCGCCTCGGCGGCTTCCCCGAGCGCGACCCGTACGCCTCCCCGCAGCCCGGCTACCTCCAGCAGCCCGAGCCCTCTTCCTACGACCAGGGCTCCTACGAACAGCAGAAGTACGAGCAGCAGGGTTACGAAGGCCAGCAGCAGCGCCAGTCCGGCCGGTACGAGTCCCAGCAGTACGAGCAGCCCGCCCCGCGCCCGGCGCCCAGCCGCCCCGCGCCGTCGGCCCCCTCCGGCGGCTCCACCTCGGGTCCGCTGGAGCCGACCGCCCGGCTGAACCCCAAGTACCTCTTCGACACCTTCGTCATCGGCGCCTCCAACCGCTTCGCGCACGCCGCCGCGGTGGCCGTCGCCGAGGCGCCGGCGAAGGCGTACAACCCCCTCTTCATCTACGGGGAGTCGGGCCTCGGCAAGACGCACCTGCTGCACGCCATCGGGCACTACGCGCGGAGCCTGTACCCCGGCACCCGGGTGCGGTACGTGAGCTCAGAGGAGTTCACCAACGAGTTCATCAACTCCATCCGCGACGGCAAGGGCGACGCCTTCCGCAAGCGCTACCGCGAGATGGACATCCTGCTCGTCGACGACATCCAGTTCCTCGCGAGCAAGGAGTCGACGCAGGAGGAGTTCTTCCACACCTTCAATACGCTCCACAACGCCAACAAGCAGATCGTGCTCTCCTCCGACCGGCCGCCCAAACAGCTCGTCACCCTGGAGGACCGGCTCCGCAACCGCTTCGAGTGGGGCCTGATCACCGACGTCCAGCCGCCCGAGCTGGAGACGCGCATCGCGATCCTGCGCAAGAAAGCCGTCCAGGAGCAGCTCAACGCCCCGCCGGAGGTGCTGGAGTTCATCGCCTCCCGCATCTCGCGCAACATCCGCGAGCTGGAGGGGGCGCTGATCCGGGTCACGGCCTTCGCGAGCCTGAACCGGCAGCCGGTGGACCTGGGCCTGACCGAGGACGTACTGAAGAACCTGATCCCCGGCGGCGAGGACAGCGCGCCCGAGATCACGGCGACGGACATCATGGCCGCCACCGCCGACTACTTCGGGCTCACCGTGGACGACCTGTGCGGCTCCTCACGCAGCCGCGTGCTGGTCACCGCCCGCCAGATCGCCATGTACCTGTGCCGGGAGCTCACGGACCTCTCCCTGCCCAAGATCGGGGCGCAGTTCGGCGGCCGCGACCACACCACGGTCATGCACGCGGACCGCAAGATCCGCGCTCTGATGGCGGAACGGCGCTCCATCTACAACCAGGTAACGGAGCTCACCAACCGCATCAAGAACGGCTGA
- the recF gene encoding DNA replication/repair protein RecF (All proteins in this family for which functions are known are DNA-binding proteins that assist the filamentation of RecA onto DNA for the initiation of recombination or recombinational repair.) has translation MHVSHLSLADFRSYARAEVPLDPGVTAFVGPNGQGKTNLVEAIGYLATLGSHRVSADAPLVRMGADRAVIRAAVTQGERQQLVELELNPGRANRARINRSSQVRPRDVLGIVRTVLFAPEDLALVKGDPGERRRFLDELVTARSPRMAAVRSDYERVLKQRNTLLKSAAMARRHGGRSMDLSTLDVWDQHLARAGAELLAQRLDLIATLLPLADKAYEQLAPGGGPLGLAYKSSAGEQVDSGEARTREALYEVLLASLVDVRKQEIERGVTLVGPHRDDVVLRLGELPAKGYASHGESWSYALALRLASYELLRSEGSEPVLILDDVFAELDARRRERLAELVAQGEQVLVTAAVDDDVPGVLAGTRFAVSGGEVTRL, from the coding sequence ATGCACGTTTCGCATCTCTCGTTGGCCGACTTCCGCTCGTACGCCCGGGCCGAGGTTCCCCTCGACCCGGGCGTCACCGCTTTCGTGGGCCCCAACGGCCAGGGCAAGACCAACCTGGTCGAGGCGATCGGCTACCTCGCCACCCTCGGCAGCCACCGGGTCTCCGCCGACGCCCCGCTGGTCCGGATGGGCGCGGATCGGGCCGTCATCCGCGCCGCTGTCACCCAGGGCGAGCGCCAGCAGCTGGTGGAGCTGGAGCTGAACCCGGGGCGGGCGAACCGGGCCCGGATCAACCGGTCCTCGCAGGTCAGGCCCCGGGACGTGCTGGGCATCGTACGGACGGTGCTGTTCGCCCCCGAGGACCTGGCCCTGGTCAAGGGCGACCCGGGGGAGCGGCGCCGCTTCCTCGACGAGCTGGTGACGGCCCGCTCACCGCGCATGGCGGCCGTGCGCTCGGACTACGAGCGGGTGCTCAAGCAGCGCAACACCCTGCTGAAGTCGGCGGCGATGGCCCGCCGGCACGGCGGCCGCTCGATGGACCTGTCCACGCTGGACGTGTGGGACCAGCACCTGGCGCGTGCGGGGGCGGAGCTGCTTGCGCAGCGCCTCGACCTGATCGCGACGCTGCTGCCGCTGGCGGACAAGGCGTACGAACAGCTCGCGCCCGGCGGCGGACCGCTGGGCCTGGCGTACAAGTCCTCCGCCGGCGAACAGGTGGACAGCGGTGAGGCCCGTACCCGGGAGGCGCTGTACGAGGTGCTCCTCGCCTCGCTGGTGGACGTGCGCAAGCAGGAGATCGAGCGCGGGGTGACACTGGTCGGCCCGCACCGCGACGACGTGGTGCTGCGCCTGGGAGAGCTGCCGGCCAAGGGGTACGCGAGCCACGGTGAGTCCTGGTCGTACGCGCTGGCGCTGCGGCTGGCCTCCTACGAGCTGCTGCGCTCGGAGGGCAGCGAGCCGGTGCTGATCCTCGACGACGTGTTCGCGGAGCTGGACGCGCGGCGTCGGGAGCGGTTGGCGGAGCTGGTGGCGCAGGGCGAGCAGGTGCTGGTGACGGCGGCGGTGGACGACGACGTTCCGGGGGTCCTGGCCGGGACGCGGTTCGCGGTGTCCGGCGGAGAGGTGACGCGGCTGTGA